DNA from Coriobacteriaceae bacterium:
ATGCTCGCGATATCGAAGAGATAGTGGAACAAACGCAGATAGGCGAGTTCGCGAAGATGAGGATCCGCACTCTGAGCCAGGGCATGAAGCAGCAGCTTACCCTGGCGATTGCGTATGCGACGGGCGCGCGGTACCTTCTATTAGATGAGCCCATGAACGCGCTCGACCCCAGCAGGGTGGACTTGCATTCCGAGATTCTCAGGAAGCTGGCCGATTCTGGTACGTGCATCATCATGTCATCCCACATCTTGGATTCGGTCGATAGGCTGTGCGATGAGATTCTGTTTTTGAAGGATGGGAGGCTCATTAGAAGCATTCCGCAAGATGATGCTGCGCCGAAGTCTCCTGGATCCCATTTCGCAAAGCCTGCCGGACGCGCCGAGGGTGCGCTAAGCACGTATCGGCGACTCTACGAAAAGGGCGGGTAGAAATGCAAGTTAAAAATCTATGTGGCCAATGTGATACCGTTGAACCCGCATATCGACACCGCTCAGCCATTCGCCTCGCCCCCGTCGCACGTATCTTCATCCGGTCTGTTACTTTTAATCTAACAATTCTTTGAGGAACGTAGGTGCTTCTAAATGTACTGTCGACTTCTTCTCAAACTAATCCTAAGAGACAGGGCCGTATGGATTTGTACGCTCGTTCTCGCTGCAGCCTTTTCCGTCCCCATTGCGTTCAATTCACCCATCTACGGGCCCTTCTTTATGAAGCAGGGCATGCAGAGCTTTGTCGACGCATTCAATACGCGCGCGCCCCAGGCCGGCGGCACAGACCTATCGCCAGAGCAGCAAGATGACGCGGAGCTTGCAAGATACGCGAACGCCGCCCTCGCCGCCCAAACCGACGCCGCCTTTCTCGATTCTGCCGAGAGCTACTACGCGCTCATGGGCGAAGGCTTCCAATCCGGGTCCATCGTGGGAGACCGAGAGACCAATGACGCAGACCTCGCGTATTGCCGTGCCCTGAGCAGCTCCGGCATCACGGATATCCCGGCCTCCGCAAGCGACCTGCCATTCCTTTCCTTCCTGCCTTACGCCATTGCCACGGCGCCGTCTTTCCTTCCCTTCATCCCCTTCCTTCTCTCGTCGATACTCGTGCTCGGCGCCACAAGGCCCGGGACCCTGGCGGCGAAGGCGCCCGCGCCCAAATTCCGGCGCCTTATCCAGACCGTGTTTTCGATAATCGGCGCGGGGACCGCGATGCTCCTCGCCGGCCTCGCACCCGGGGGCATTTACGCCTTGGCCCTAAACGGATTCGGGCAAATTGGGTACCCGAGCGCCTTCTTCCATGACGGCGCGCTTGCCACCACGACCGCGGGAGACGTCTTCACGGACCTGCTTCTCGCGCTGCTTGCGGGCGGAACCTTGATATCCGTTTGCTCCGCCGTCCTATCGACCGCAACGAGGCGCGTCCTCGCGGGCCCCCTTGCCTCCGCGCTGCTTGTCGCGGCCCCGGCATTCCCGTTACTGTCCGATTCGGCGCTGGAGCATAACGCCGTGCTCGGGCTCCTGCCGCTGGCCGTGTTCTCGCCTATCGAGGCAACGGGTTACGTGGGATGCTTCCCGACAGAATTCATTGGCTCCGGTTCAGGCAGCGCATCGATGCTTGCCGTGGCCCTGGCATACGTCGCGGTCTTTTTTGCGGTCGGCGCCGTTGCGGCACGTTCCCCCAAACAGCCTGGACCCGCGAAAAAGCACCATGGGCTCGAGCTTCTGGACGCGAGCGTGGGATACGGAAGCACGACGATACTTTCAATCGGGTCGCTTTTCCTGAGCCCGGGAACGGCGGCTGGCCTCGTTGCCCCCAACGGCTCGGGGAAAACCACCCTTCTTGAAGCGCTGTCGGGCCAATTTCCCACCCGCATCCGCTCGGGAAGCCTGGCGGCAGACGGAATCTGCCAACGTCGATCAGCCGAATTCGCAGAACTCGTCTACCTGAGCTCTTCGGGCGGCGCGGATCTCTATCCCACGCTATCGGCCATCGAGCACCTCTCTTTCGTTAGGGAGGCGTGGAAATCGGCCGCCGACATCGACTCGCTCTGCGACTCCCTCGGAATCTCCCCATATCTCGACAAGCCGACCCGTAAACTCTCGACAGGAATGAAGCAGCAGGTAAAGCTTGCCATGGCGATAGCGACCGATTGCCCGTACCTCATCCTCGATGAACCGCTGAACGGCCTCGATCCGGGAAAACGGAAAACCTCCTGCGACGCGATGCGCAGCGAGGTGGCGCGGGGACGCAGCGTGCTCATTTCAAGCCATCTGCTCGACGACCTGGCAGACCTCACCAACTCGTTCTACTTCATCGAGGCCGGCACGCTCGTGGAAAAGATCAAGTCGTCCTCGCAGACGCTCAAGCAGGAATACCTCGATACATACGAAGGAGGTGAATGACATGAAACTATTTGAACAGCTGAAGTCCAATGCGTCGCGCATGGCTGTCTACGCCATCCTCGTGGCAACGGCTTTATGCGGAATCGCGGCACCCGTCTATGCGCTCAACGGGGAGAAAGGCGATGTCGAACCCGCGTACATGGCTTCGACGGTTAAGGACCGGTACAAAGCCTTCTCTGGAGACACGTTTTACGTAGCAGAGTACGACACGACCTACCGTCAGCTTCGCTACAACAAGGGCTACGACTATCTAGGCGCAGAGGCAATCAGCTATACGTCGGGTTGGTACCGCTCCAACTATGGACACATAACCCAGTTCAAGTGTAACTACCGTGTGTACAACTAAAGCAACCGGCCGGGACGAGGGGTGACGCAAAAGCGTCGCCCCTCGTTTTTAACCATGTCAACTGAACCTAGTTCAGTTTGGTTGATTTCCGATCTCAGCCGAACACATTGAGCGGAAAGGCCGTTCCCGCAGTCAGTCGAACGTCCCCGGGGCCCTTCTCAGGCCCCGGGGACGGCATTTTCCCAGTTGAAGGAACGGTGGAGATGTGTTTCGATGGGTCAGATTCGTGTCGTTCCGAAAAGACCGTGAACCTTTTGTGGGACACGCGGCGCCGTGGTACCATAGCCGAGTTTGTTGTCTTGGTCGGAAACCAAGACGCCTTATGCGCTGATCGGTAACCAGCGCCTGACCAATAAGGAGTCCTACCATGAAGCAGGGTATCCATCCCCAGTATGTCGAGTGCACGGTGACGTGCTCCTGCGGCAACACCTTCAAGACGCACGCTACCGTGTCAGAGATGAAGGTTGAGCTTTGCAACGAGTGCCACCCGTTCTACACCGGCCAGCAGAAGTTCGTCGACACCGGTGGACGCGTCCAGCGCTTCGCCGACAAGTTCGGTGGCGCCGCTGCCGCCCAGCTTAAGAAGGCCGAGGAGGCCAAGGCTGCCAAGGCTGCCAAGGCTGCTGAGGCCGAGGCCGCTCGCAAGGCCGCCGCTGAGGCTAAGGCTGCCGAGAAGGCCAAGCGTGCTGCTAAGTTTGCCGAGGAGGCTGCCAAGCAGGCCGCCGAGGCTCCCGCAGAGGCTCCCGTCGAGGAGGCCGCTGCCGAGGCCGAGACCACCGAGGCTGCTGAGTAAATAGCTCGCCGCGGAATCACTCGCATTCATGGCATGAGGGCCGTGCATCCATTTGGGTGCGCGGCCCTTTTCTTTTATTGGTGCAAGCTAACCTGTCCCCGTGGCACCAAATGGCAGAGAGACGGCGTTTGCTCAGATAAAACCTGCCAAAATAAACCAGTCCCTTTTTGGCAGGTCGGTCGGGTCGTAGTTATTACGTGGCGGTCGAGGTCGACCGTATAGGCCGCGCCTTGTTTGGCTAAAGTACAATCATCTGTGTTTAACTCGCCCGCAGCTGCACGGCGTGGGCGATGGCCAAAAAGGAAAACCACATGGGATTCATGTCAAAGCTGCTGTCCTTTGGATCCGATAAGGACCTTAAGCGCTACTACAAGATCGTCGACCAGATCAACGGTCTTGAGCCCCAGTTTGAGAAGATGACCGAGGAGGAGCTCCGCGGCCAGACCGATAAGTTCCGCGAGCGTTACGCCAACGGCGAGTCGCTCGACGACATGCTCCCCGAGGCCTTTGCCACCGTGCGTGAGGCTTCCAAGCGCACCATGGGTATGCGCCACTTTGACGTGCAGCTCATTGGCGCCATGGCACTGCACGAGGGCCACATCGCCGAGATGAAGACTGGCGAAGGTAAGACCCTCGTCTCCACGTTGGCCGGCTATCTCAACGCTATTGCTGGCAAGGGCGTGCACGTCGTTACTGTCAATGATTACCTTGCCAAGCGTGACTCCGAGTGGATGGGCCGCATCTATAAGTACCTGGGTATGACCGTCGGTCTGCTCCAGAACAACATGCCGCTCGAGCTCAAGCGCCCGGCCTACCAGGCAGACGTCACTTACGGCACCAACTCCGAGTTCGGTTTCGACTACCTGCGCGACAACATGGTCACCCGTCCCGAGCAGCGCGTGCAGCGCGGTCACAACTACGCCATCGTCGACGAGGTCGACTCCATCCTGATCGATGAGGCCAGGACGCCGCTCATTATCTCGGGCGCCGGCACTAAGTCCGCCAGCACCTACAAGGACTTCGCGCGCGCCGTGCGCGGCCTGGAGCGCGGTGAGGACGTGTCGCACGACATGCTCACCGCCACCGAGGACGTTGAACCCACGGGCGACTACGTCATGGACGAGGCCAAGCACACCATCGCCGCCACCGAGCGCGGTCTTAAGAAGATCGAGCGCCGCCTGGGTATCGATGACATCTATGCCGATCTCTCCGGCCAGCTGGTCAACCACCTGCAGCAGGCGCTGAAGGCCCAGTACATGTTCCACCGTGATAAGCAGTACGTGGTCACCAACGGCGAGGTCAAGATCGTCGACGAGTTCACCGGCCGCATTATGGAAGGCCGCCGTTACTCCGAGGGCCTGCACCAGGCCATTGAGGCCAAAGAGGGCGTGCTCGTACGCGAGGAGAACCAGACCCTGGCCACCATCACCCTGCAGAACTACTTCCGTCTGTATGACAAGCTCTCCGGCATGACCGGCACGGCACTTACCGAGGATGCTGAGTTCCGCGAGATCTACAAGCTGCCCGTCGAGGTCATCCCCTCCAACAAGCCCGTGCAGCGCGTGGACCACGAGGACCTGGTGTACCGCACCATTCAGGCTAAATACAACGCCGTTGCCGACGACGTTGAGCGTCGTCACGCCAAGGGCCAACCGGTCCTGGTGGGCACCGTCTCCATCGAGAGCTCCGAGAAGCTGTCCGCCGCCCTTACCAAGCGCGGCATCGCGCACGAGGTCCTCAACGCTAAGCACCACGAGCGCGAGGCTCATATCGTTGCCCAGGCCGGACGCTACGGCGCCGTGACCATCGCTACTAACATGGCCGGTCGTGGTACCGACATCCTGCTGGGCGGCAACCCCGACGAGCTGGTGCGCGAGCGCCTTGAGTACGAGGGCCTGACCATGGAGGACGTGACGCCCGAGCAGCTCGAGCAGTTTAACGCCGAGGCCAAGGAGACCTGCAAGGCCGAGCGCGAGCGCGTGCTTGCCGCCGGCGGCCTGACCGTCATCGGCACCGAGCGCCATGAATCCCGTCGTATCGACAACCAGCTGCGCGGCCGTTCCGGCCGTCAGGGCGATCCGGGCGAGACTCAGTTCTACCTGTCGCTCGAGGACGACCTCATGCGCCTGTTCGGCGGCGACAAGATGGACCGCGTCTCCAAGATGATGGTCACGGCCGACATGGGCGACGACATGCCCATCCAGCACAAGATCATTTCCAAGGCCGTCGAGAGCGCCCAGCACAAGGTCGAGAGCATCAACTTCTCCATGCGTAAGAGCGTCCTCGAGTACGATGACGTCATGAACAAGCAGCGCCAGGTCATCTACGCCGAGCGTAACAAGATTCTGGATGGCAAGGACCTGACCGACCACATCACCGAGGTCATGCACGACACTGTGTACCGCTGCGTGCAGGAGTTCTGCACCAAGGACAGCCACGATGGCGAGCGCGATCTCGAGGGCCTGCGCAAGTGGGTCGTGGAGCTCACCGGCCACATCGATACGCCGAAGTTCCCCGACGAGGATTATGAGGCCCTGGCTGCCGATGTCCTGGCTTACGTAGAGAAGTGCTACAACATGAAGGCCGAGCGCTTGGGCGAGGACCTGATGCGCGAGCTCAACACCCAGGTCATGCTGCGCGTCATCGATACCCGCTGGATGAACTACCTGCAGGAGATGGACTACCTTAAGACCGGCATCGGCCTGCGCGGCTTTGGCCAGCGCGACCCGCTGGTTGAGTACAAGACCGAGGCCTACGGCGCGTTCCAGATACTCGTCGATACCATGTATGAGGATTACCTGCGCACGGTTCTGCGCATCGAGATCAAGGCTGCCCCGCGTGCCGTGGAGCACAAGGAGGAGCCCGCGCTCGAGGGCGCGCGCTTCTCCG
Protein-coding regions in this window:
- a CDS encoding ABC transporter ATP-binding protein; protein product: MKQGMQSFVDAFNTRAPQAGGTDLSPEQQDDAELARYANAALAAQTDAAFLDSAESYYALMGEGFQSGSIVGDRETNDADLAYCRALSSSGITDIPASASDLPFLSFLPYAIATAPSFLPFIPFLLSSILVLGATRPGTLAAKAPAPKFRRLIQTVFSIIGAGTAMLLAGLAPGGIYALALNGFGQIGYPSAFFHDGALATTTAGDVFTDLLLALLAGGTLISVCSAVLSTATRRVLAGPLASALLVAAPAFPLLSDSALEHNAVLGLLPLAVFSPIEATGYVGCFPTEFIGSGSGSASMLAVALAYVAVFFAVGAVAARSPKQPGPAKKHHGLELLDASVGYGSTTILSIGSLFLSPGTAAGLVAPNGSGKTTLLEALSGQFPTRIRSGSLAADGICQRRSAEFAELVYLSSSGGADLYPTLSAIEHLSFVREAWKSAADIDSLCDSLGISPYLDKPTRKLSTGMKQQVKLAMAIATDCPYLILDEPLNGLDPGKRKTSCDAMRSEVARGRSVLISSHLLDDLADLTNSFYFIEAGTLVEKIKSSSQTLKQEYLDTYEGGE
- a CDS encoding ABC transporter ATP-binding protein, which gives rise to MIDLQTLTISYGKKVLVDSVNAEFAPGTVYGLVAPNGHGKTTLLRAMAGLPGPRVDGSIVLDEVQGTGAREVRSMIFYAPGEGTLLYPGLRAEDHLKMVCDMWPHARDIEEIVEQTQIGEFAKMRIRTLSQGMKQQLTLAIAYATGARYLLLDEPMNALDPSRVDLHSEILRKLADSGTCIIMSSHILDSVDRLCDEILFLKDGRLIRSIPQDDAAPKSPGSHFAKPAGRAEGALSTYRRLYEKGG
- the rpmE gene encoding 50S ribosomal protein L31 codes for the protein MKQGIHPQYVECTVTCSCGNTFKTHATVSEMKVELCNECHPFYTGQQKFVDTGGRVQRFADKFGGAAAAQLKKAEEAKAAKAAKAAEAEAARKAAAEAKAAEKAKRAAKFAEEAAKQAAEAPAEAPVEEAAAEAETTEAAE
- the secA gene encoding preprotein translocase subunit SecA produces the protein MGFMSKLLSFGSDKDLKRYYKIVDQINGLEPQFEKMTEEELRGQTDKFRERYANGESLDDMLPEAFATVREASKRTMGMRHFDVQLIGAMALHEGHIAEMKTGEGKTLVSTLAGYLNAIAGKGVHVVTVNDYLAKRDSEWMGRIYKYLGMTVGLLQNNMPLELKRPAYQADVTYGTNSEFGFDYLRDNMVTRPEQRVQRGHNYAIVDEVDSILIDEARTPLIISGAGTKSASTYKDFARAVRGLERGEDVSHDMLTATEDVEPTGDYVMDEAKHTIAATERGLKKIERRLGIDDIYADLSGQLVNHLQQALKAQYMFHRDKQYVVTNGEVKIVDEFTGRIMEGRRYSEGLHQAIEAKEGVLVREENQTLATITLQNYFRLYDKLSGMTGTALTEDAEFREIYKLPVEVIPSNKPVQRVDHEDLVYRTIQAKYNAVADDVERRHAKGQPVLVGTVSIESSEKLSAALTKRGIAHEVLNAKHHEREAHIVAQAGRYGAVTIATNMAGRGTDILLGGNPDELVRERLEYEGLTMEDVTPEQLEQFNAEAKETCKAERERVLAAGGLTVIGTERHESRRIDNQLRGRSGRQGDPGETQFYLSLEDDLMRLFGGDKMDRVSKMMVTADMGDDMPIQHKIISKAVESAQHKVESINFSMRKSVLEYDDVMNKQRQVIYAERNKILDGKDLTDHITEVMHDTVYRCVQEFCTKDSHDGERDLEGLRKWVVELTGHIDTPKFPDEDYEALAADVLAYVEKCYNMKAERLGEDLMRELNTQVMLRVIDTRWMNYLQEMDYLKTGIGLRGFGQRDPLVEYKTEAYGAFQILVDTMYEDYLRTVLRIEIKAAPRAVEHKEEPALEGARFSGPAEVDGDNGDSVLRKQAQVQARTAVQGGPAAVNNGGKVTTYRKSESDDPYVNVGRNDPCPCGSGKKFKYCHGRNR